A genome region from Maridesulfovibrio salexigens DSM 2638 includes the following:
- a CDS encoding AIR synthase-related protein — protein sequence MLWRVEVALKDHVRDVHGHKVSNKIKEELGIEAGEVRTIKVYTVEGLEKDEIEKVLELGVLHDPVLHTPSLEPLAKDFAWNLEVGFRPGVTDNEGRTAKESVILVTDPADVEAVKVYTSTQYLFVEDLGLEQVSHIAKDLLANELIQRYEIRSADEWVKSPGFEAKAARVTGKASDEVAVIDLAAMSDDEMMAFSRENTLALSLEEFHCIRDYYADPEVVKQREEMGLTAQPTDAELEALAQTWSEHCKHKIFSSKIEYENKETGVSSTVDSLYKTCIMNTTKEIRAEKGEDDFCLSVFKDNAGVIKFNDKLNVCVKMETHNSPSALDPYGGALTGIVGVNRDPMGTGLGANLLCNTDVFCFASPFHEGELPPRLLHPRRVFEGVREGVEHGGNKSGVPTVNGSIVFDERYLGKPLVYCGTVGTMPVESAGRPSHEKKALPGDIIVMTGGRIGKDGIHGATFSSEELHEGSPATAVQIGDPITQRKMYDCLMRARDMGLYNAITDNGAGGLSSSVGEMAEDSGGCDLDLSKAPLKYDGLKPWEILVSEAQERMTLAVPPEKLDEFMALADEMDVEATALGTYTDSGLYNIRYGEKPVACLRMDFLHDGVPQMQLKAVWERPEIEFTGEPEVADHTELLKDMLGRLNICSKEYVIRQYDHEVQGRSVVKPLVGEEEDGPADAGVLRPDFDDDKGLVVSHGICPKFSDLDTYWMMANAVDEAIRNAVAVGGDINHMAGIDNFCWCDPVQSESTPDGHYKLAQLVRANQALSHFCRAFGVPCISGKDSMKNDYKGGGVKISIPPTVLFSAVGIVPDINMCVTSDFKKPGEFIYVLGLTRDEMGGSEIASQLNFVHDKVPHVEALTAKARYKTLNQAMRQRLVSSCHDLSDGGLGVALAEMSLGGRIGCEVDLRSVPTEYGMSTLSVLYSESASRFAVTVAPENAGKFEELFAGQICQRIGMTVGGNSFGLMEGSAGIIRCKTEELATAFKETLNW from the coding sequence ATGCTCTGGCGTGTCGAGGTCGCACTTAAAGACCATGTCCGTGATGTCCACGGTCATAAAGTTTCCAATAAGATCAAAGAAGAACTCGGTATTGAGGCCGGTGAAGTCCGGACCATCAAGGTATATACTGTAGAAGGTCTTGAGAAAGACGAAATCGAAAAGGTTCTGGAACTGGGCGTTCTGCATGACCCGGTCCTGCATACTCCTTCGCTGGAGCCGCTGGCCAAGGATTTCGCCTGGAACCTTGAAGTGGGCTTCCGTCCCGGCGTTACTGACAACGAAGGTCGTACCGCCAAGGAATCCGTTATTCTGGTTACCGATCCTGCTGATGTCGAGGCTGTAAAAGTATACACCTCCACTCAGTATCTTTTTGTCGAAGACCTCGGTCTCGAGCAGGTCAGCCATATTGCAAAAGACCTGCTGGCTAACGAACTCATCCAGCGTTACGAAATCCGTTCTGCAGATGAGTGGGTTAAGTCTCCGGGATTCGAAGCCAAGGCTGCCCGGGTTACCGGCAAGGCCAGCGATGAAGTTGCAGTTATTGATCTCGCTGCCATGTCCGATGACGAAATGATGGCTTTCAGCCGTGAGAACACTCTTGCTCTCAGCCTTGAGGAATTCCACTGCATTCGCGATTATTATGCTGATCCTGAAGTGGTTAAGCAGCGCGAGGAAATGGGACTCACTGCCCAGCCTACCGATGCCGAGCTTGAAGCTTTGGCCCAGACTTGGTCCGAGCACTGCAAGCACAAAATTTTCAGCTCTAAGATTGAGTACGAAAACAAGGAAACCGGGGTTTCCTCCACTGTAGACAGCCTCTACAAAACCTGCATCATGAACACCACCAAGGAAATCCGCGCTGAAAAGGGCGAAGATGATTTCTGCCTGTCCGTGTTCAAGGATAACGCAGGTGTTATCAAATTTAACGACAAGCTCAATGTCTGCGTTAAAATGGAGACCCACAACAGTCCTTCCGCTCTGGACCCCTACGGCGGAGCACTTACCGGGATTGTCGGTGTTAACCGTGACCCCATGGGTACCGGACTGGGTGCAAACCTGCTGTGTAACACTGACGTATTCTGCTTTGCTTCTCCCTTCCACGAAGGTGAACTGCCTCCGCGTCTGCTGCATCCCCGCCGCGTATTTGAAGGCGTGCGTGAAGGTGTTGAGCATGGCGGTAACAAATCCGGTGTTCCCACTGTAAACGGCTCCATTGTTTTCGATGAGCGCTACCTCGGTAAGCCTCTGGTTTACTGCGGAACCGTGGGCACCATGCCTGTTGAATCCGCAGGTCGTCCCAGCCACGAGAAGAAAGCACTGCCCGGTGACATCATCGTTATGACCGGTGGACGTATCGGTAAAGACGGTATTCACGGCGCAACCTTTTCTTCCGAGGAACTTCACGAAGGTTCCCCGGCAACAGCTGTCCAGATCGGTGACCCCATCACTCAGCGCAAAATGTACGACTGCCTGATGCGTGCCCGTGATATGGGCTTGTACAACGCTATCACCGATAACGGTGCGGGCGGTTTGTCCTCTTCCGTAGGTGAAATGGCTGAAGACAGTGGCGGTTGTGATCTCGATCTCTCCAAGGCTCCGCTCAAGTATGACGGTCTTAAGCCTTGGGAAATCCTTGTTTCCGAAGCTCAGGAACGTATGACTCTTGCTGTTCCGCCGGAAAAACTGGATGAGTTCATGGCCCTTGCCGATGAAATGGACGTTGAAGCTACCGCGCTTGGTACCTACACCGACAGCGGCCTCTATAACATCCGTTACGGTGAAAAGCCTGTTGCCTGCCTGCGCATGGACTTCCTGCACGATGGCGTGCCTCAGATGCAGCTCAAGGCTGTCTGGGAACGTCCTGAAATCGAATTTACCGGTGAGCCGGAAGTTGCAGACCACACCGAGCTGCTCAAAGACATGCTCGGTCGTCTGAACATCTGCAGTAAAGAATATGTTATCCGTCAGTACGACCATGAAGTGCAGGGCCGCAGTGTAGTCAAGCCTCTGGTTGGTGAAGAGGAAGACGGTCCCGCTGATGCAGGCGTGCTGCGTCCTGACTTTGATGATGACAAAGGTCTGGTCGTATCTCACGGTATCTGCCCGAAATTCTCCGATCTCGATACCTACTGGATGATGGCTAACGCAGTTGATGAAGCTATCCGTAACGCAGTTGCTGTCGGTGGTGACATCAACCATATGGCCGGTATTGATAACTTCTGCTGGTGCGATCCGGTTCAGTCCGAATCTACTCCTGACGGTCACTACAAGCTGGCACAGCTTGTCCGTGCAAACCAAGCGCTGTCCCACTTCTGCCGTGCTTTCGGAGTTCCCTGCATCTCCGGTAAGGACTCCATGAAGAACGATTACAAGGGCGGCGGCGTGAAGATCTCCATCCCGCCGACCGTACTCTTCTCCGCAGTCGGTATCGTTCCGGACATCAATATGTGCGTGACTTCCGACTTCAAGAAGCCCGGTGAGTTCATCTATGTGCTCGGCCTGACCCGTGACGAAATGGGCGGTTCCGAGATTGCTTCCCAGCTTAACTTTGTTCATGACAAAGTTCCTCATGTTGAAGCTCTCACAGCTAAGGCGCGTTACAAGACCCTTAATCAGGCTATGCGTCAGCGTCTGGTAAGTTCCTGCCATGACCTTTCCGACGGTGGTCTGGGTGTGGCTCTTGCCGAGATGTCCCTTGGCGGACGTATCGGTTGTGAAGTTGACCTTCGCTCCGTACCCACCGAGTACGGCATGTCTACCTTGTCCGTTCTTTACAGTGAGTCCGCATCACGTTTTGCAGTGACCGTGGCTCCTGAGAATGCAGGCAAGTTCGAAGAACTTTTCGCAGGCCAGATCTGCCAGCGTATCGGTATGACCGTGGGCGGCAATTCCTTTGGCCTCATGGAAGGTTCCGCAGGAATTATTCGCTGCAAGACTGAAGAACTTGCTACCGCTTTCAAGGAAACATTGAACTGGTAG